In the Juglans microcarpa x Juglans regia isolate MS1-56 chromosome 6D, Jm3101_v1.0, whole genome shotgun sequence genome, one interval contains:
- the LOC121234128 gene encoding protein RGF1 INDUCIBLE TRANSCRIPTION FACTOR 1-like has product MAIKNQETTVREIKTKNRRIMGAGGPEDDDNRWPPWLKPLLRENFFVHCKLHADSHKSECNMYCLDCMNGALCSLCLVHHKDHRAIQIRRSSYHDVIRVSEIQKVLDITGVQTYIINSARVVFLNQRPQPRPGKGVTNTCEVCLRSLLDSFRFCSLGCKIEGTSGNFSKKKRQSAAMASDSEESYSSSSHGREKSKVQSFTPSTPPPTSVNYRTAKRRKGIPHRSPMGGVLIGY; this is encoded by the exons ATGGCGATCAAAAACCAAGAAACTACTGTCCGTGAAATCAAGACCAAGAATAGGAGAATCATG GGTGCTGGAGGTCCCGAGGACGACGACAATAGGTGGCCGCCATGGCTGAAGCCTCTGCTCAGGGAGAACTTCTTTGTTCATTGCAAGTTACACGCGGACTCCCACAAGAGTGAATGCAATATGTACTGTTTGGATTGTATGAATGGCGCTCTCTGCTCTCTCTGTCTCGTCCACCACAAGGACCACCGTGCTATTCAG ATAAGGAGGTCCTCATACCATGATGTGATAAGGGTTTCTGAGATTCAGAAAGTTCTGGACATTACCGGAGTCCAGACCTACATTATTAACAGCGCCAGGGTCGTCTTCTTGAACCAGCGCCCTCAGCCTAGGCCCGGTAAAGGCGTCACCAACACCTGCGAGGTTTGCTTGCGCAGCCTCCTTGACTCCTTCCGCTTCTGCTCTCTCGGTTGCAAG ATTGAGGGGACGTCCGGGAATTTCTCAAAGAAGAAGAGGCAATCGGCGGCGATGGCTTCAGACTCGGAGGAGTCGTACAGCAGCAGTAGCCATGGCAGGGAGAAGAGCAAGGTGCAGAGCTTCACTCCGTCCACGCCGCCCCCAACTTCTGTTAATTATAGAACGGCCAAGAGAAGAAAGGGAATTCCACACCGTTCCCCGATGGGTGGAGTACTCATTGGGTACTAG